The Dermacentor silvarum isolate Dsil-2018 unplaced genomic scaffold, BIME_Dsil_1.4 Seq344, whole genome shotgun sequence genomic interval TGACATCTCGTGTGGTCGGGCTGAATGAATTGCAACTGTGATGCAAAAACAAGGGAagtaaggcatgttgttgggctagtcagTTTATAGATTCAGCAAAAATTTTTAAACTGCGCAAAGAAGACACAACGTGAACAGAAACGTGTGAGCTTCAATGTTTCTGTTCACGTCTTGTCGTCGCGCAGTTTAAAAATTTTCTGGAAACAGGGGAACAGGCACAAGTACTGATTTGGAATGAAAAACTTACTGAATGTACAAAATATATCTATCATAAGAATTCAAATGCAACCAATTCTGAAACTACTTGAAAGTGGTTCATTTCCAGGTTTAGCTGCACTTGTAACAGCGGTCTAATTTAGACTCCAAAACATGCACTTGAGactactgcatgcttagaaaccaGCTACAGTGTGATTACCTGTTGCAGATCCATGTAATTATGCGTAACAAAATTCCTGTTCGCATTTCAATTTATGCTATAACTGAGTAAACTCAAGAAATAGTGTGCATATGCTTTTGTCAGTAACTTCCATCTGTTATGTGTGCCTCATTGTCCTGTACAGCAGATATTATGTATGCTTTTCCAAGAGTCAATGAAATTGCTACTTATTGCAAAGCTAGAAGTAGGTGTGGCTCACACTGTTTTTCGCTGTTGTTGCTTTGAGTGTTACATATGGCTGTACATTATCCCGTGGCATTGTCAGTCTCTTAACTATTCGGTGGCATCTCAAATAAATGCTAGACTATTGATAGGTGTAGTATAAATGAAGGTTTCACTGGCAGGCACACAGAAAGTTGATGCTTTCTGAGGCATAAAATGTCTGTGCACCTACACCTGcaatctttcattgtttttttgcaTGAGAAGTGGAACACACGAAGAAGATATTCCTCTTATTGTGTTCAACTTGGTGCCATGGTACCATGAATTTATACTAGCCAGTCCAaatattatttgtttttgttaatgtAATCTTTGACACATGCGAAGAGAACTAAATTGTGGTTTTTCGCATTACAACTTTTTTTAGAACAAACACTGACCGCTTATGATAATGTCAAAAGTAATGAGGAAAACCAACCGTATCGTCTGGCATGCTCACAGAAGGCACTACAGATACAAGTGTTTAACCTGAAATAACATCTTTTTTATAGACAAAGTTATGCCATCCTGGCACACATCTTTGGCTGTTGCTATACATTGTTACAATTAATTTGTTTCGCTTTGGGATTTTTCAGGAACCTGGTGCTATTAAACAGTGGACGACAAGCGCATTTATTAAAGggcagctaaatggctaccatacccATTTTTACATTGTTTTTGGGCTGTCTCGCTCTGTCATTAACATTCCCTAGTTTCGCTAGCCATTTAGCAGCTCTTGTAATAAATGCACATGCACTCAACTGTTTAGTAGCGCCAGGTTTCTGAAAAATGCAAAAACCAAAAAAGAAGTTTAGAGGTGCACTGGATAGCAAAAGTCATAGACAAGTGTGTCAGTGTGGTTTCAATAAGCTGATCAAAACGAAGCGATGGTATATATCGATAAAAACTTGTAACTGTAGTGCCATCTGTCCACATATgaaggaattcattttttttaatttgccaaTGTACTAAAGTGTTTACCAATGCACGGATCACCAATCCTAAAACTCCACTTATCTGTAATCTGTAGAGTCAACTCGACCCATTTCAGCATCGAATAAGAGCACATTCAGAATGGGGATGGCAGCTACATTGAAGCAATGAAGGCACAAAAAGCACTATCTGgtgtccgtcttttttttttactgtgctcaCATAATGTAGCACCTTTGGCCTATATAGCTTCTACAGCTTAATGGAATAGAATATATAACACATGCACTGCAATCGACGACATTTTTGGTGCAAAAGAAAGTCATGCTAGCAACTAATGAATGGAACCTTTAGGTTGCAGGCGACAAACCTTCACGAGGTTGGCTACCCAAGTTAGTTCCTGGTGCTCGTTGCAGATGGCCTGCTCAAACAGTCACTGCAGAGGCAGATGTGTGCTGAATGGCAGGGGGTGCCACCATTAACAAGACAAAGGATGCTGCAGGACCGTATATCACAGCCTTTCACACAACTTAAAAAGCACAGCTAGCAGACATCAACTTTGTCTATTCTGCACCAAACTAGGTAGCATTTACCAAGAATGCCACAAGTGTAAAATGTAAAAAACGGTAAAGTGTTGTCAAATGCAGAGCTTACATTATATATCACATTGGATTATTCTGTGGAAGAAGCTACATAGGCTAAACAGGCAGATGTGTAAAATGAGGCTGCGTGAGCACAGTAACAAAGTGAAGATAACGGCACCAAATGGTTTGTTGTTCCTTCAATTcttaaaatgtggctgccgttaCTGTTTTGAAAGTACCGTATTCTAGGTAGAAATGGGTGCGAGTTGACTCAACAGAATGAGTGGATTGTCAGGGCTGGTCACGTATGTATTAGCAAATATTTTGTGTTGTCAAAAAAAAATCGGAATTCCTGCATATGAGCTGAGATTACCATGCAAGCGTCAGCATATTTTTGCAATTGTTTGCTGTTGTACTAATGATTACACTTATACATGTATTCTCTGACGCACAAGCCGAGGTACAAGATGGGGTAccgggaaataaaagttcatctTGAATGTTAGCAATATGTCTGGGTGTGTTCATACGCTTTATGTTGACCTCGCCTGTATACACTATACTAGCATTTCAAGTGCTTCCATGTCCGAAGCTATTGAGCTATACAAGAGAATGTGTATGTTGGCTATTGAGCTGTACAAGAGAATGTGTATGTTGGGTGAATAATTCTGCAGTTACAGTTATATCTTGAGAATGTGTTAGTTTGAACTGTGAAACTTGTCATCAGTTTTCAGAAATCGAAGGACCTAACCTACAAAATATTTTTATACAAATGTGCTTTAGTGTTATGAGTATCGGTCAAAGAAATAACacttcatatctattgcaggtgCAGATTGGTGTAGGCTTTGTGCTGCCTTATAACAGTGGCAGTATATTTAAAGTGTACATCAGATGCCAAGTGTGCAATAGATGTGGGCCTGTGGACACCAGCAGAAGCTGGGGAAAGACGCCTGACTGGGCAGGCCTGCCGCACAGTTTGGATTCAACCAGAAAGCTTGCGGCAACACCAGagaaagtggctgctgtgaagagtaAGTGAACAGTTACCTGAATTTTACCTGAGTTACCTGAATGATTTACATTCACTACTGTATATCAGAAAGTTATCTGGATGAGTAGCGTTGACACAGCAAAAAGAAATGCCAAACAATGATTGATGCTAGTGCCTACTGTTTATTGTCTTAAAGACAAGtgagattttcagcaccttatgtTCCTTGAAAAGTGTAATGCAGACTTGACATGTTCGATCATAGTTTTCCATGCTGCAGCATTCATCCTAATGCTCTTGAAAAAATGTTTCTGAGTAAAATTAATTTGGTTCTGACACAGCTTGGCAAATTGTGTGGTCTGAAAAGAAGCTATTTAAACCACTGTCTTTCCAATGTGGTGACGGTGGTGATCTATTTGTTATAATCTGCAACATTCAGAGCCATGCGATTTCTAAGCACACCTGTCTTATTGAAATTTGTGACATGTGTCCTATCAGTACTTTTGGCTTACTTGCagcaatttcattttatttgagaatagaaatgaagaaagaattaCTACACAAAGAAAGCACCTTGCACATTAGTGGCATGTCAGTTATAAAATGGATATCTGTATTTGTCGTGATAAGCCTGCGATAAATTATGCCTgttgtcgacgccaaaaaaaagcaaggcactgaggcatcatacaaagttTCAGCACTCGCCTCCAGCTTGGATTAGAGCAGATGACTACACAGTGTGACTGTAACTAGCCTTTTCCTTTCTGTGCAATTTCAATTTCTTTGTAAATCTAACTGCCAGTAACTCTTTTTTAACACCCACAAACAGTCTCCCACTATTTCCATTTGCTGCAAGAATATGTTTATTAGAAATAAACGAGCATAACAGATTGCTTTGTTTATTTTGAGACACTTCCTTAGGCTactttacattgaagatgtattgCAGGTCAGCTTATCAAAAAAACAATATGGTGTTTGAACAGTGATACACAAAGACATTGATCGGAAATGATGCATTGTGGACAGCACAGAAAATCAAGGACTAAggaaacaacacaaaattgttgctgtctaaactgaaggtttatttagaAAGCCTTGGTGAATATGATGGCCTTGATATAAATGAAGAAaatttcttaaagggcccctaaacataACATCTGACAGTTGATATTTCAAAGAAATGTGCGCATGATGTAGAGAATGCCATGACCATAGTCTGGTGAATGCGGCAGTGCTATGTGCTGTGGGAATGCCacaaatcaaaaaaaaaaaactcgtgtaCTGCTCCCCTGGCCTTTCTGGCACTGCCTCCGTGCATCACGATGTCAACAGGGTGCTCCAGGTGACCTCGGCGTTAGGAGCAAAAGCTGTCGACCAGTCAATCATCGAGGAAGGACAGAACCGACATGACTAGAGCCAATTTTGTGTTCTGAGAATGCCGGAGGGGGTCGCCCATTGTGCAACACTGAAGCGATTGTGAAGGTTCCATTAAGCTATCTTAATGGGGAGAGTGATTAGGGGCAGACAATGGAGGAACCTTACTTCTGCCGTGCAATGCAATTCGTAGCTTTAGCTGCACTTTGTAGTGTAGTATGAGGGCACGAGTAACGAGTGTAGCGAAGGAGTGAGAAACAGTGATGGCTTATCAGCGGTTTATCAAATGCCTTTACTTGTGCTATTACTGGAGCGCTATGTCAAAAAATTCTTGCAGCTTACGTTCATGTGCACTACAGTTCTCGCTTATAACAATcgcagatataacgaattattggttTAAAATGACCGCATtttattgcatttattattttctgACCATGCCTGTTCAAACTGCGTCCACATATAATGAACATACTCAATAGCACCGTACTGTTAAAACAAACATGTCAGATCCGATCGCAGTAAAAGGAGGGTGCACACCAAGTTCTGAAGTTTGCAATTGCGACTGAACTTGGCGCATCCTCTGCACCAGTTTAGTCATGACGATGATTTAACTGCGAAGATGAGTGAGTGCTGCACGTGGATTTCAGAAATCACAAGGAAATTCACTCTTTTTCAACCGTGCAAGGGTAATCATGCTTTCAAGGCATTTCTCCAGTGTTCTTCAGAACGAGGCCGTGCAGTGTATAATGGTATTGGCCTTTGGAAACTGGCGCACATGGCTCCCTCAggtcacgtgtgctctgttctcagtgtgacactgcttacACTCTCGGAGGCCACAATGGCACCGTTTTTGCACTGTTCTCTGCGTGGTACTGCGCCTATTTGAACCAATTTTTTGCTTTCTCGATCAATTTCCTTATTGCAAGGTGAAACTGTATAACATATGACTGCTTGCTGCCCACAAGGTGGGGAAATTTTATTAGTTTAATATCCTTTACAGAAAGGTTAATTTCGTGGTAAGAGTGGGTTTAACCCGATTTTTATAACGCTTGTTCGAGGTGCAGAAATGggaaattatgggattttatcaGAAATCAAAGGACCTAACCTATACAATATTGTTTTATGCAAGTGTGTTTTAGGGTTACGATTACTGGTCAAAAAAATATACTTTCTATCTGTTGCAGGTGCAGATTGGTGTGGGATTTGTGATGCCACTCAACAAGTGGCATTACATAATAAAGTGTACCTCCGAAGCCAAGTGCGCATTAGGTCTGGCACAGCATCTGTGGACACCAACACAAGCTGGGGAAAGAAGCCCGACTGGGCCGGCCAGCCGGACTATCTCTGATGCATCTGGGAAGCTTCTGGCAACACCAGagaaagtggctgctgtgaagagtaAGTGAACATTCACCTCATAAGAAACTTGACTGTATATCTGAAAGTTATCTGGATAAGTTAACGTTGATGTACACACAATGGAAAGAAATGCCAAAGCAAGAATGATGCGAGTGCCTATACATGTGTCTTTTTCTTAAGCCGTATATATGCACTGTCAAAGCAGCATAGGATAATATTGAGATATTGGTTTCTTGCGAAAACTGTCTGCAGTTTCCCCTATAATCGGTTTCAATGACAAGCAATCAAGAAAGTCAGCTGGCAACATGTGCCTTATTTGAGCATAAAGATGAGGAAAGAATTACTACACAAAAAAAACACCTCGCACATTATTCACATGTACGCTATGACATGGATAGTTGAGCTTGACCTGTGTGCAGCTTCCTATAAATTTTCATGCCTGTCATCAGTGCCCTAAAAAAATCAAGGTGCTAGGCATCATGCATAGTTCTAGAACTCGCGGCCAGCCTGGATTAGAACGGATGACAACATAGTGTGGCTGTAACGCCTAGTTTTTCTGCGCAGTTTCAATTGCTTTATGAATGAAGTGCCAGTAACTCTTGTACTGCCATCAACAGTCTGCTGCAAATACCGTTTGTTGCTAAAAAGGTTTTTAGGAACAAATGAGCATAAGAGATTGCTCTGTATATTAAGATGCTTCCTTAGGCTtttttacattgaagatgtaggctAGCTTAGCAAGGAAGCTATATGGGGTTTCAAAAGAACACTAAAACATTGGTTGCCATCATTGCAGCTAAATAAAGCATGGAAACCAGCCATGACTACGGCTTGTACATTCAAAAAATTTTATGCCTACTTGGCTAATGCTAAAGTTACGACCCGCTTCCTCGCCCACTGCATGAAATACAGACTGCGAGCAACAGGCTAACGGTAGCAGATGACAGAACTAGCACCTTGCAGGTCTCCTGCATTCGTTGGAGACATCttaggttagcagcgcgacgatctacatggaagcgagagaagggataggaaagagtgctgacttacaacaatttattgcgcacataaccaaggtttaaataccacgctaaggcacaaaagaaaaaacagaaaggtagcacgtattcaggactcggcttccaacatacgatatgcaaatcatgtggttaaatattgcacttctttatcgcacagtgacaatgaaggggcactgacacagcgctcctcagatttgtgaatttcgagcgcttcaataatttctctagtatgtttgtttttgttgcgactgataatttatgcgctatcaaataagggtttgcaacggtggtctctgcaatgaataccaAGATGACCAGAAACAGAGTTGAAAACGTGATTATTAtgctcctttaatcgttcattgagacagcgtcccgtctgaccaatgtattcgcggccgcaggaaagaggaatgttgtaaacaacacctacagcgcacgtgacaaagcggttattatggttggttctgcagcaatttttttttctttcttaaggattacagttgacctgcctgcataagcgtGACAGCTTATGTGGTGCCAAAAACACAACATCGTCACCAGCACGCCGACCAACTTTCTTGATATTATGGGACGTGTGGATGTAAGGGATGACGCTGACTTTCTTCCTGGACGTGGCAGAATCTGAGTTGCTAGCTTTTtattgcttttgcaagcttccggtTACTGACGTCAGCAGACTACCTGGGTCGCCCGATTGCTCAAGTCTCCGGGCCTGTTTCCCGAAACTGGTTTACATTAAGTGGTGACAGGACTTTGAAAGGGAATTAGTGAAGCATAGGCTAACGATTCCTTGCTGAGCTTTGAATGGGCTGAGTTAAATGGTAACAGAGCTTTGCAAGCTTtgggttcatacatccagcacagctggttgttcctaaaaatgagtcaggtctaaaaacctaatcgagtcggcaacTGGCAGCTCATGGGTTAACACAAATGTATGAAGACATTCTTTAAACAGCGATAAAGCATCACAgcagctagtttcgacagtgtcggcgtcagtatctaaaagaaccaaaaaatcatctacaaacctaaaaacTTTTTCCACGAAAGACGCAAGGAGTTTGGAACGTGCACAGCCGTGAGTGGCTAGCAAGATGTCACTCAGCATGGGCGCTATGCATGAACCGATGCAAACCCCGCCCCTTTGTAGATACGTCTTCCCGCCGTGCGCTTTCCAAACTCCTTCTGTCTTTCGTGGCATGTTTTTAGGTTTGTAGATAATTTTTTAGTTCGTTTAGATACTCACGTcgacactgtcgaaactagctgccGTGATGCTTTATCGCTGTTTAAAGAATGTCTTCATCCATTTGTCTTAACCCATGAGCTGCCAgttgccgactcgattaggtttttagacctcagactcatttttaggaacaaccagctgtgctggatgtatgaacccagagcttgcaaagctcttttacctttTAACTCAGCCCATTCAATGCTCATCAAGCAAGAAATGGTTTGCCTATGCTTCACCAATTCCTTTTCAAAGTCCTGTCACCACTTAATGAAAACCAGTTCGGGAGACAGGCCCGGAGACGAGCAATCGGGCGACCCGGGCAGTCTGCTGCGTCAGTagccggaagcttgcaaaagcaaggaAAAGCTAGCAACCCAGATTCTGCCACTTCCAGGAAGAGAGTCACCGTCATCCCTTACATCCACACGTTGTCCCATACTCTCAAGAAGTTGGTCGGCGGGCTGGTGttgatgttgtgttttcggcaccacataagctgtcatgtttatgcaggcaggtcaactgtaatcctaaagaaaaaaaaaaaagttgctgcagaaccaaccataataaccgctttgtcacgtgcgctgtacgtgttgtttacaacattcctctttcctgcggccgcgaatacattAGTCAGAtgggacgctgtctcaatgaacgattaaaggagcataacaatcatgttttcaactccgtttcCGGTCATCTGGatattcattgcagagaccaccgttgcaaacccttatttgatagcgcacaaattatcagtcgcaacaaaaacaaacataccagagaaattattgaagcgctcgaaattcacaaatctggggagcgctgtgtcagtgccccttcattgtcactgtgcgataaagaagtgcaatatttaaccacatgatttgcatattgtatattggaagccgagtcctgaatacgtgctacctttctgttttttcttttgtgccttagcgtggtattcAAACCTTGATTACGTGCACAATAaaattgtaagtcagcgctctttcctatcccttctctcgcttccatgtagatcgtcgcgctgctaaccaaagatgaaaCTTTACCAACATGCCCGTTAAGCCAACCTTGCGTTAGAGACAGTCTAGCCAAGTTGTGGCTCTCGAAATCTGAGAGAAATTTGGGTGGTTGAAGAGCAGACAAATTAtgcgaaatcggaagcaataaatCCGCCTGACGGTGCTTCGAATGCAGCTGCCGTTTGACTAAACTTCGCAGTAAAGCCAAACTCCTGATGAGAAGAGGCGTAGCTTTGGCAAACACCTACTGAAATCCCATGCGACTCAGCAAAACAGTGTGATGCATGTGCATACATTCTCGCTGAAAATAAATCTGCTCTGCCATGTGCGCTGGGTAGCATATTTGTGTGTAATATATGCTGCATTGTATTATTTGAAACTTGTTGAATCTTTTGCAGCAGATTTCCTACATTCACTTATTACTACAAATGGTTTCAATAACAatttatttctatatttattgCACTCTTTAGACTGCCTGGAGAAGTACATCGGGGAACATCCGATGGGGCCACCAGCACCACCTCCAGAGCACCACCTTGCTTCTGTAACGAAGCACCTTTGGAGCTTCTTCACAGAAGCGGGCGCGAGGGCAAGCGAGTATGGAAGACGTGAATCGCCTTAACCTATTGCATTTTTTCAATAAAGTCTGAAGATATGGAACATATTATGGTGCTATACATTGATTCCTTATGgcatgaaaatgtagcggcaTACTTGGCCACATGTAGATACAG includes:
- the LOC119434956 gene encoding uncharacterized protein LOC119434956, producing MCFSVMSIGQRNNTSYLLQVQIGVGFVLPYNSGSIFKVYIRCQVCNRCGPVDTSRSWGKTPDWAGLPHSLDSTRKLAATPEKVAAVKNCLEKYIGEHPMGPPAPPPEHHLASVTKHLWSFFTEAGARASEYGRRESP